From one Deinococcus sp. JMULE3 genomic stretch:
- a CDS encoding S8 family peptidase yields the protein MNARPLLVSTALSLLLAACGQQTAAPQAGQPQGTPVLGTSNPEAIPGQYVVVFNDDVQTDFTAQSDFIGALGLDPQGVQVQHVYGAALNGFAAKLSSQNLARLQADKRVKYIEQDAMMHMTATQTGATWGLDRVDQRSRPTDGSYIYNYTGSGIKAYIIDTGIRTSHTNFGGRAIWGTNTTGDGNNSDCQGHGTHVAGTVGSSTYGVAKGVTLVAVKVLNCQGSGTNSGVIAGVNWAVTNKGSATAVANMSLGGGFSQAVNDAVNSAASKNLIMVVAAGNENQNACNVSPASAASAITVGSTTSTDARSSFSNYGSCVDLFAPGSSITSTWNTSNTATNTISGTSMASPHVAGAAVLRVAAGSASNSAVTSAVISSATTNVVSGVNGSPNRLLYTR from the coding sequence ATGAACGCACGTCCCCTGCTCGTTTCCACCGCGCTCAGCCTGCTCCTCGCCGCCTGCGGGCAGCAGACCGCCGCCCCCCAGGCCGGTCAGCCCCAGGGCACGCCCGTCCTCGGCACCAGCAACCCCGAAGCCATCCCCGGCCAGTACGTCGTGGTCTTCAATGACGACGTGCAGACCGACTTCACCGCGCAGAGCGACTTCATCGGCGCGCTGGGCCTCGACCCGCAGGGCGTGCAGGTCCAGCACGTGTACGGCGCCGCCCTGAACGGCTTCGCCGCCAAACTCAGCAGTCAGAACCTCGCCCGCCTGCAGGCCGACAAGCGCGTCAAATACATCGAGCAGGACGCCATGATGCACATGACCGCCACCCAGACCGGCGCCACCTGGGGCCTCGACCGCGTCGACCAGCGCAGCCGCCCCACCGACGGCAGCTACATCTACAACTACACCGGCAGCGGCATCAAGGCGTACATCATCGACACCGGCATCCGCACCAGCCACACCAACTTCGGCGGCCGCGCCATCTGGGGCACCAACACCACGGGCGACGGCAACAACAGCGACTGCCAGGGTCACGGCACGCACGTCGCCGGGACGGTCGGCAGCAGCACCTACGGCGTCGCCAAGGGCGTCACCCTGGTCGCCGTGAAGGTCCTGAACTGCCAGGGCAGCGGCACCAACAGCGGCGTGATCGCCGGCGTGAACTGGGCCGTGACGAACAAGGGCTCCGCGACCGCCGTCGCCAACATGAGCCTCGGCGGGGGCTTCAGCCAGGCCGTGAACGACGCCGTGAACAGCGCCGCCAGCAAGAACCTGATCATGGTCGTCGCGGCAGGCAACGAAAACCAGAACGCCTGCAACGTCTCCCCGGCCAGCGCCGCCAGCGCCATCACCGTCGGCAGCACCACCAGCACCGACGCTCGCAGCTCCTTCAGCAACTACGGCAGCTGCGTGGACCTCTTCGCGCCCGGCAGCTCCATCACCAGCACCTGGAACACCAGCAACACCGCCACGAACACCATCAGCGGGACCAGCATGGCCTCCCCGCACGTCGCGGGCGCCGCCGTCCTGCGCGTCGCGGCAGGCAGTGCCAGCAACAGCGCCGTCACGAGCGCCGTGATCAGCAGCGCCACCACGAACGTCGTCAGTGGCGTGAACGGCAGCCCCAACCGCCTGCTGTACACCCGCTGA
- a CDS encoding transposase, whose product MPTKELPLHQHTVVDLFIIIYVYVDDYLKAAARSGLFTLPNEPHQKGSYAELMTIALVGDLLAQPSAQQWYAQVRATYGFLFPVLPDRTRYLRIQQNLERIYADLALRLPHFDDDTVYVIDSKPLVCCVGGRHKRPRAMTTATSGRGGQGGYGKTGFFYGFKLHAVIVDHGMLVRFAIVPGREGDPPVARALLEVQEARLVLGDRGYQGCGVYAQPKKNFKRPRPWWGAMRWVRKTIETVFSRLDRSFHLMLPQLNSERSIRAHVCRKVAAHNLGLFFGAF is encoded by the coding sequence ATGCCTACCAAAGAACTTCCGCTCCATCAGCATACCGTCGTCGACCTATTCATCATCATCTACGTCTACGTCGACGATTACCTCAAGGCCGCTGCACGCAGCGGCCTTTTCACGCTCCCGAACGAGCCGCACCAAAAGGGCAGTTACGCTGAATTGATGACCATTGCGCTCGTCGGCGATTTGCTCGCACAGCCCTCGGCACAGCAGTGGTACGCCCAGGTGCGAGCCACGTATGGCTTCCTCTTTCCCGTCCTTCCGGATCGCACGCGGTATCTGCGGATTCAACAGAATCTCGAACGGATCTACGCGGATCTCGCGTTGCGCCTGCCCCACTTCGACGACGACACGGTGTACGTCATCGACAGTAAGCCGCTGGTGTGTTGTGTCGGAGGGCGGCACAAACGGCCCAGAGCGATGACCACGGCCACCAGTGGCCGTGGTGGTCAGGGAGGATATGGCAAAACGGGGTTCTTTTACGGCTTCAAGCTGCATGCCGTGATCGTCGATCACGGCATGCTCGTGCGCTTTGCCATTGTGCCAGGTCGAGAAGGTGATCCACCGGTAGCACGGGCTCTCCTGGAAGTTCAGGAAGCCAGACTGGTCCTTGGGGATCGGGGATACCAGGGATGCGGCGTGTATGCGCAGCCGAAGAAGAACTTCAAAAGGCCGCGCCCCTGGTGGGGCGCGATGCGGTGGGTTCGGAAGACCATCGAGACTGTTTTTTCTCGGTTGGATCGTTCATTTCACTTGATGCTGCCGCAACTGAATTCAGAGCGCTCCATCCGGGCGCATGTGTGTCGGAAGGTTGCGGCACACAACCTGGGGCTTTTTTTCGGGGCATTCTGA
- a CDS encoding HU family DNA-binding protein, producing MLLTMTKKSAKAPAKKPAAKAAPAKPAPKAESSKVAKTQLVEMVADKTGLTKKQSEEAVSAMLDVVVSAIKGGQSVGLPGLGTLSVKATAARTGVKPGTSEKIQIPAGKKVAFKVASTLKGNL from the coding sequence ATGCTGCTCACCATGACGAAAAAGTCTGCGAAAGCCCCCGCCAAGAAGCCCGCTGCCAAGGCCGCTCCCGCCAAGCCCGCCCCCAAGGCCGAGAGCAGCAAGGTCGCCAAGACCCAGCTCGTGGAAATGGTCGCCGATAAGACCGGCCTGACCAAGAAGCAGAGCGAGGAAGCCGTCAGCGCCATGCTGGACGTCGTCGTGAGCGCCATCAAGGGCGGCCAGAGCGTCGGCCTGCCCGGCCTGGGCACCCTGAGCGTCAAGGCGACCGCCGCCCGCACCGGCGTGAAGCCAGGCACCAGCGAGAAGATCCAGATTCCCGCCGGTAAGAAGGTGGCCTTCAAGGTCGCCAGCACCCTCAAAGGCAACCTGTAA
- a CDS encoding LysR substrate-binding domain-containing protein, producing the protein MDLRHLQAFITVADERHFGRAAERLNLAASPLGRVIRALEEEVGTPLLTRTTRRVDLTAAGAAFLPQARTILAQLEQAASLARRTAQGESGRVRLGYMGAAQAALLPRLWRTLRATHPDVQLDVTELCTPDQRQALLSGELDAGLMALPVWHDDLRARPLASIALLAALPQEHPLADRASLSLRDLAQEEWLTCTPYATTLPPEQVQALCMAFGLVPRTRAVGGSESAVVARVAAGIGLTLVPQTLINPQQEGVRFVPLEDRVTLDVGLVTRAEPDNPAVGALLRAAQDMNAPA; encoded by the coding sequence GTGGATCTGCGTCACCTCCAGGCCTTCATCACGGTCGCCGACGAACGGCACTTCGGGCGGGCCGCCGAGCGGCTCAACCTCGCGGCCTCCCCGCTGGGCCGGGTCATCCGCGCGCTGGAGGAAGAGGTCGGCACGCCGCTGCTGACCCGCACGACCCGCCGGGTGGACCTGACAGCCGCCGGCGCGGCGTTCCTGCCGCAGGCCCGCACCATCCTGGCGCAGCTCGAACAGGCCGCGAGCCTCGCGCGGCGAACCGCGCAGGGTGAATCCGGCCGGGTGCGGCTGGGCTACATGGGCGCCGCGCAGGCCGCGCTGCTGCCCCGCCTGTGGCGCACCCTGCGCGCCACGCACCCCGACGTGCAGCTGGACGTGACCGAACTGTGTACCCCGGACCAGCGGCAGGCGCTGCTGAGCGGCGAACTCGACGCGGGGCTGATGGCGCTGCCGGTGTGGCACGACGACCTGCGCGCCCGCCCCCTGGCGAGCATTGCGCTGCTGGCCGCCCTGCCACAGGAACATCCGCTGGCCGACCGGGCCAGCCTGTCCCTGCGGGACCTGGCGCAGGAGGAGTGGTTGACCTGCACGCCGTACGCCACGACCCTGCCGCCGGAACAGGTGCAGGCGCTGTGCATGGCGTTCGGCCTCGTGCCGCGCACGCGCGCGGTGGGCGGCAGCGAGAGCGCGGTGGTGGCGCGCGTCGCGGCGGGCATCGGCCTGACCCTGGTGCCGCAGACGCTGATCAACCCGCAGCAGGAGGGCGTGCGCTTCGTGCCGCTGGAGGACCGCGTGACGCTGGACGTCGGCCTGGTGACGCGCGCCGAGCCGGACAACCCGGCGGTCGGCGCGCTGCTGCGGGCCGCGCAGGACATGAACGCCCCCGCCTGA
- a CDS encoding Ohr family peroxiredoxin: MTATEPKVLFTATSDVQGGRTGQAQVGRDRLPVTLRPANSSAQGADPEELFAAGYASCFLSALQSVARRDGVTVGGTPQARAHVSLLQDEQGYGLKVLMQVYLPDTPLDTGEALLRAAHAVCPYSRAVAGNVPVELELHAQPLS; this comes from the coding sequence ATGACTGCCACCGAACCGAAGGTCCTCTTCACCGCCACCTCCGACGTGCAGGGGGGCCGCACCGGCCAGGCCCAGGTCGGTCGCGACCGCCTGCCCGTCACGCTGCGCCCCGCGAACTCCAGCGCGCAGGGCGCCGACCCCGAGGAACTCTTCGCCGCCGGGTACGCCTCCTGCTTCCTGAGCGCCCTGCAGAGCGTCGCCCGCCGCGACGGCGTCACCGTGGGCGGCACCCCCCAGGCCCGCGCGCACGTCAGCCTCCTGCAGGACGAGCAGGGCTACGGCCTGAAGGTCCTGATGCAGGTCTACCTGCCCGACACCCCCCTGGACACCGGCGAGGCGCTGCTGCGCGCCGCGCACGCCGTGTGCCCCTACAGCCGCGCCGTCGCCGGGAACGTCCCCGTGGAACTCGAACTGCACGCCCAGCCCCTGAGCTGA
- a CDS encoding ABC transporter ATP-binding protein, whose translation MRFDAPRAPLPDEKLSLQERLRDLRATLALVWQASPLHAGTYAATSLAGSALPAANLYVGKLLLDEVARAAQGQVTYRALLTLLAVQVTLVVVGNLISTVQNASQQLLGDALQHSVSRRILNKATTLSVEAFENADTYDRLQQAWREVGSRPLGVATQLVSLAGAVVTLGSVGALMSTLGPWVLPLVILASIPGVIVSNRFGVEGYRMLRRQTHDSRVQNYLGSLLTSDALVKEVRLFGFEGYLLGRWREYYLGFRRQLVTLVQRRSAWGFGAGLLSALLIGLASALILRRAADGQISVGDFSVFVLGITQIQGTVSNLLNGFSAIYQNLLYMRNLFAFLELPTRDLDAGEVWSGPIHTIEFRDVSFRYPLTERDVLRGVNFTVRRGEALALVGENGAGKTTVVKLLTLLFAPTGGQILLNGMDAARFSPRSVQKEMSIIFQDFGQYQMTARDNVALAEVSRLDDAAGVEAATDRAGAEFVGTLPQGLDTPLGRLFQGGRQLSGGQWQRLALARLYFRDASVLVFDEPTAALDARAEFETIQALREQTRERITLLISHRFSTVRLADQIVVLNGGEIVESGSHEDLMTLGGRYATLYDLQARGYA comes from the coding sequence GTGAGGTTCGACGCGCCCCGCGCGCCGCTGCCCGACGAGAAACTCAGCCTGCAGGAGCGGCTGCGTGACCTGCGCGCCACCCTGGCGCTGGTGTGGCAGGCCAGCCCGCTGCATGCCGGGACGTACGCCGCGACCAGCCTCGCCGGAAGCGCGCTGCCCGCCGCGAACCTGTACGTCGGCAAGCTCCTGCTGGACGAGGTCGCCCGCGCCGCGCAGGGACAGGTCACGTACCGCGCGCTGCTGACCCTGCTGGCCGTGCAGGTCACGCTGGTCGTCGTGGGGAACCTGATCAGCACCGTGCAGAACGCCTCGCAGCAGCTGCTCGGGGACGCCCTGCAGCACTCGGTCAGCCGCCGCATCCTGAACAAGGCCACCACCCTGAGCGTCGAGGCCTTCGAGAACGCCGACACCTACGACCGCCTGCAGCAGGCGTGGCGGGAGGTCGGCTCGCGGCCACTGGGCGTCGCCACGCAACTCGTGTCCCTGGCGGGCGCGGTCGTGACGCTGGGCTCGGTGGGCGCCCTGATGAGCACGCTGGGCCCCTGGGTGCTGCCGCTGGTGATCCTGGCGAGCATCCCGGGCGTGATCGTCAGCAACCGCTTCGGGGTGGAAGGTTACCGGATGCTGCGCCGCCAGACGCACGACTCGCGCGTGCAGAACTACCTGGGCAGCCTCCTGACCAGTGACGCGCTGGTCAAGGAGGTGCGCCTCTTCGGCTTCGAGGGGTACCTGCTGGGCCGCTGGCGCGAGTACTACCTGGGCTTCCGCCGCCAGCTGGTCACGCTGGTGCAGCGCCGCTCGGCCTGGGGCTTCGGGGCGGGACTGCTGAGCGCCCTGCTGATCGGGCTGGCCAGCGCCCTGATCCTGCGCCGCGCCGCCGACGGGCAGATCAGCGTCGGGGACTTCAGCGTGTTCGTGCTGGGCATCACGCAGATCCAGGGCACGGTCAGCAACCTCCTGAACGGCTTTTCCGCCATCTACCAGAACCTGCTGTACATGCGCAACCTCTTCGCGTTCCTGGAACTCCCCACCCGCGACCTCGACGCCGGGGAGGTCTGGAGCGGCCCCATCCACACCATCGAATTCCGGGACGTCAGCTTCCGCTACCCCCTGACCGAGCGGGACGTCCTGCGGGGCGTGAACTTCACCGTGCGGCGCGGCGAGGCCCTCGCGCTGGTCGGCGAGAACGGCGCGGGCAAGACCACAGTCGTGAAACTCCTGACGCTGCTGTTCGCCCCGACCGGCGGGCAGATCCTCCTGAACGGCATGGACGCCGCGCGCTTCAGCCCGCGCAGCGTTCAGAAGGAGATGAGCATCATCTTCCAGGACTTCGGGCAGTACCAGATGACCGCCCGCGACAACGTCGCCCTGGCCGAGGTGAGCCGCCTGGACGACGCGGCGGGCGTCGAGGCCGCCACCGACCGCGCCGGGGCCGAATTCGTCGGCACGCTGCCGCAGGGCCTCGACACCCCGCTGGGCCGCCTGTTCCAGGGCGGACGGCAGCTGTCCGGCGGGCAGTGGCAACGCCTCGCGCTGGCCCGGCTGTACTTCCGCGACGCCTCCGTGCTGGTGTTCGACGAACCCACCGCCGCCCTCGACGCCCGCGCGGAATTCGAGACCATCCAAGCGCTGCGCGAACAGACCCGCGAACGCATCACCCTGCTGATCTCGCACCGCTTCTCCACCGTCCGGCTGGCCGATCAGATCGTCGTCCTGAACGGCGGCGAGATCGTCGAGAGCGGCAGCCACGAGGACCTGATGACCCTCGGCGGGCGCTACGCCACGCTGTACGACCTCCAGGCACGCGGGTACGCCTGA
- a CDS encoding long-chain-fatty-acid--CoA ligase has protein sequence MTQTARSTTDRYWPEGKPRTLTLPRTGVMHNLRVSAERYPDRVALSHYGRTWTYAQLHEQATRLAGHLAARGVQQGDRVAVWMQNSPEWAVAAFAAWQLGAVVVPLAPMLQAREFGFFLQDAGIRVGVIGAELYDRARQAGLGHAVVANVMRGAHAAPGVPLPDGLDVTPELHGEDVTLETALQAPPAPEAPVTADDLCIMPYTSGTTGLPKGCMHTHRSVQANVFGAGAWVDGNVEDVFLAALPFFHVTGFINSLMSALSIGAQVVIMSRWDRDAARTLIRDHGVTLWTNTPTMIIDLMASPTFDPADLRSLRNVTGGGASLPAAVGQRLLDLTGILFLEGYGLSETMAQSHSNPRGRQKLQCLGIPLFNVDARIVDLDTGAELPAGQTGEIVLRGPQVMQGYWNRPDATAEAFTDIGGERFFRTGDLGYTDDEGYFYFADRLKRMVNVSGMKVWPAEVENQLHAHPAIQEACVISVPDERSGERARALIVLRPGMSATPAELEAWAREQMATYKVPRDWQFVESLPRSPTGKVAWRQLQEAARAATA, from the coding sequence ATGACCCAGACCGCCCGTTCCACGACTGACCGTTACTGGCCCGAAGGCAAGCCGCGCACCCTGACCCTGCCCCGCACGGGCGTCATGCACAACCTCCGCGTCAGCGCCGAACGCTACCCCGACCGCGTCGCCCTGAGCCACTACGGCCGCACCTGGACGTACGCGCAGCTGCACGAGCAGGCCACCCGCCTCGCCGGTCACCTCGCCGCGCGCGGGGTGCAGCAGGGAGACCGCGTCGCCGTCTGGATGCAGAACAGCCCCGAGTGGGCCGTCGCCGCGTTCGCCGCGTGGCAGCTCGGCGCGGTCGTCGTGCCCCTGGCCCCCATGCTCCAGGCCCGCGAGTTCGGGTTCTTCCTGCAGGACGCCGGCATCCGCGTCGGCGTGATCGGCGCGGAACTGTACGACCGCGCCCGGCAGGCCGGACTGGGCCACGCGGTCGTCGCGAACGTGATGCGCGGCGCGCACGCCGCCCCCGGCGTGCCCCTCCCCGACGGCCTGGACGTCACCCCCGAACTGCACGGCGAGGACGTGACCCTGGAGACCGCGCTGCAGGCGCCGCCCGCGCCGGAAGCCCCGGTCACCGCCGACGACCTGTGCATCATGCCGTACACCAGCGGCACCACCGGCCTGCCCAAGGGCTGCATGCACACGCACCGCAGCGTGCAGGCCAACGTCTTCGGGGCCGGCGCGTGGGTGGACGGCAACGTCGAGGACGTGTTCCTGGCCGCCCTGCCGTTCTTCCACGTCACGGGCTTCATCAACAGCCTCATGAGCGCCCTGAGCATCGGCGCGCAGGTCGTGATCATGTCCCGCTGGGACCGCGACGCCGCCCGCACCCTGATCCGCGACCACGGCGTGACCCTCTGGACGAACACGCCCACCATGATCATCGACCTGATGGCCTCCCCGACCTTCGACCCGGCCGACCTGCGCTCGCTGCGCAACGTCACGGGCGGCGGCGCCAGCCTCCCGGCCGCCGTCGGGCAGCGCCTGCTGGACCTGACCGGCATCCTGTTCCTCGAAGGCTACGGCCTGTCCGAGACCATGGCCCAGTCGCACAGCAACCCCAGGGGCCGCCAGAAACTCCAGTGCCTGGGCATCCCGCTGTTCAACGTGGACGCCCGCATCGTGGACCTCGACACCGGCGCGGAACTGCCGGCCGGGCAGACCGGCGAGATCGTCCTGCGCGGCCCGCAGGTCATGCAGGGCTACTGGAACCGCCCCGACGCGACCGCCGAGGCCTTCACCGACATCGGCGGGGAACGCTTCTTCCGCACCGGCGACCTGGGCTACACCGACGACGAGGGGTACTTCTACTTCGCCGACCGGCTCAAACGCATGGTGAACGTCTCCGGCATGAAAGTCTGGCCCGCCGAGGTCGAGAACCAGCTCCACGCCCACCCCGCCATCCAGGAAGCCTGCGTGATCAGCGTCCCCGACGAGCGCAGCGGCGAACGCGCCCGCGCCCTGATCGTCCTGCGTCCCGGCATGAGCGCCACCCCCGCCGAGCTGGAAGCCTGGGCGCGTGAACAGATGGCCACCTACAAGGTCCCGCGCGACTGGCAGTTCGTCGAGAGCCTCCCGCGCAGCCCCACCGGCAAGGTCGCCTGGCGCCAGCTGCAGGAAGCCGCCCGCGCCGCGACGGCCTGA
- the rsgA gene encoding ribosome small subunit-dependent GTPase A — translation MSVPDLNLTEIGWTPEFEQAAQEVRLAAPGLTLLPGRVAGVGRNTATLWTQGGPQESVFAGTLRQADVTPVVGDWVLAEPVPDAPMRVHAVLPRRTRLARAVQSGMQLLSTNVDVVLVMTAPDGDIDEARLSRYLEAVRAGGARAALLLNKVDLTRDPQAVLARLRALDPAVPVLPLRAKAGEGVAEVRALIGPGETAALIGSSGMGKSTLTNALLGREAAQTGEVGATREGRHTTTARTLYRLPGGGVLVDNPGLRDIEVWRDDAAAGFEDIEALAADCRFRKCTHGAEPGCAVQRAVSRGQLTPERVEAYRAAQGLSAARQKTKRRK, via the coding sequence TTGAGCGTCCCTGACCTGAACCTCACCGAGATCGGCTGGACGCCGGAGTTCGAGCAGGCCGCGCAGGAGGTGAGGCTCGCCGCGCCCGGCCTGACCCTGCTGCCGGGGCGGGTGGCGGGCGTGGGGCGCAACACGGCGACCCTCTGGACGCAGGGCGGCCCGCAGGAGTCGGTGTTCGCCGGGACGCTGCGGCAGGCGGACGTGACGCCCGTGGTGGGCGACTGGGTGCTGGCCGAGCCGGTGCCGGACGCCCCGATGCGCGTGCACGCGGTGCTGCCCCGCCGTACGCGGCTGGCCCGCGCGGTGCAGTCCGGGATGCAGCTGCTCAGCACGAACGTGGACGTGGTGCTGGTCATGACCGCGCCGGACGGGGACATCGACGAGGCGCGCCTGTCGCGGTACCTGGAGGCGGTGCGGGCCGGGGGGGCGCGGGCGGCGCTGCTGCTGAACAAGGTGGACCTGACCCGTGATCCGCAGGCGGTGCTGGCGCGCCTGCGGGCCCTGGACCCGGCGGTCCCGGTGCTGCCCCTGCGCGCGAAGGCGGGCGAGGGGGTGGCCGAGGTCCGCGCCCTGATCGGTCCCGGTGAGACGGCGGCGCTGATCGGGTCGTCGGGGATGGGCAAGAGCACCCTGACGAACGCCCTGCTGGGCCGCGAGGCCGCGCAGACGGGCGAGGTCGGCGCGACGCGCGAGGGGCGGCACACGACGACCGCCCGCACGCTGTACCGCCTGCCGGGCGGGGGCGTGCTGGTGGACAACCCGGGCCTGCGGGACATCGAGGTCTGGAGGGACGACGCGGCGGCGGGCTTCGAGGACATCGAGGCGCTGGCCGCCGACTGCCGCTTCCGGAAGTGCACGCACGGCGCGGAGCCGGGCTGCGCGGTGCAGAGGGCGGTCTCGCGCGGTCAGCTGACGCCCGAGCGGGTGGAGGCGTACCGGGCGGCGCAGGGGCTGTCGGCCGCTCGCCAGAAAACGAAACGGCGAAAATGA